In Oncorhynchus kisutch isolate 150728-3 linkage group LG5, Okis_V2, whole genome shotgun sequence, a genomic segment contains:
- the LOC109890979 gene encoding cytochrome b-c1 complex subunit 1, mitochondrial-like, with the protein MAASVCRVGSTVGRALAKARSPILLSLRRGQATVTYAQSLLGAPETRLTALDNGLRIASEETGHGTCTVGLWISCGSRYETEKNNGAGFFLEHMAFKGTKKHPQMALEHQVESMGAHLSAYTSREHTAYYMKTLAKDLPKAVALLSEVLQSNVLSEADIEQQRSVVLKELEEVEGSLQDVCLDLLHATAFQGTPLGHSVLGPSQNARTLSRQDLVDFISSHYKAPRMVLAAAGGVTHEELVGLAKQHFSGVSFEYEDDAVPVLSPCRFSGSEIRMRDDDMPLAHIAIAVEGASAASPDIVPLMVANSIIGSYDITFGGGKHLSSRLARLASEESLCHSFQAFHSSYSDTGLLGIYFVTDKHHIDDMMHWSQNAWMNLCTTVTESDIARAKNALKASLVGQLNGTTPICDDIGRHVLNYGRRIPLAEWDARINAVTPKMVRDICSKYIYDKCPAVSAVGPIEQLPDYNRMRSAMYWLRF; encoded by the exons ATGGCAGCGTCCGTGTGCCGAGTCGGGAGCACGGTGGGTCGAGCCCTAGCCAAAGCACGTAGC CCCATCCTGCTGTCTCTACGGCGTGGCCAGGCGACGGTGACCTACGCCCAGAGCCTTCTAGGAGCTCCGGAGACCCGTCTCACTGCCCTGGACAATGGCCTGAGGATCGCATCCGAGGAGACTGGACACGGCACATGCACT GTTGGGTTGTGGATCAGCTGTGGAAGTCGCTACGAGACTGAGAAGAACAATGGAGCTGGGTTCTTCCTGGAGCATATGGCTTTCAAG GGGACAAAGAAGCACCCCCAGATGGCCCTGGAGCATCAGGTGGAGTCCATGGGTGCTCACCTGAGTGCATACACTTCCCGGGAGCACACTGCCTACTACATGAAGACCCTGGCCAAGGACCTGCCCAAAG CGGTGGCGCTGTTATCCGAGGTGCTGCAGAGCAATGTCCTGAGCGAGGCTGACATTGAGCAGCAGAGGAGTGTAGTACTGAAAgagctggaggaggtggagggcagTCTGCAGGACGTGTGTCTGGACCTGCTGCACGCTACAGCTTTCCAGGGCACCCCCTTAGGACACAGTGTTCTGGGGCCATCCCAAAACGCCAG GACTTTGAGTCGACAGGATCTGGTAGATTTCATCAGCAGTCACTACAAGGCCCCCCGCATGGTGCTGGCAGCTGCTGGAG GTGTGACTCACGAGGAGCTGGTTGGGTTGGCCAAGCAGCACTTCAGTGGCGTTTCCTTTGAGTACGAGGATGATGCTGTGCCTGTTCTGTCCCCCTGCCGCTTCTCTGGCAGCGAG ATCCGCATGCGTGATGACGATATGCCCCTGGCACACATTGCCATCGCTGTGGAGGGTGCCAGTGCCGCCAGCCCAGACATTGTGCCTCTCATGGTGGCCAACTCCATCATTGGCAGCTATGACATCACTTTCGGTGGTGGAAAGCACCTGAGCAGCCGCCTGGCTCGTCTAGCCTCAGAGGAGAGTCTGTGCCACAGCTTCCAGGCCTTCCACTCCTCTTACAGCGACACTGGTCTGCTGGGCATCTACTTTGTCACCGACAAACACCACATCGACGACATGATGCACTGGTCACAGAACGCATG GATGAACTTGTGCACCACAGTGACAGAGAGTGACATTGCCAGAGCCAAGAATGCCCTCAAGGCCAGCCTGGTGGGACAGCTCAACG GAACGACACCAATATGTGATGACATCGGCAGACATGTCCTGAACTACGGCCGCCGTATCCCTCTGGCCGAGTGGGACGCCCGCATCAAC gCTGTGACGCCCAAGATGGTGCGTGACATCTGTTCCAAATACATCTATGACAAGTGTCCCGCCGTTTCTGCAGTTG GCCCCATTGAGCAGCTGCCTGACTACAACAGGATGCGCAGTGCCATGTACTGGCTCCGCTTCTAA